In Oncorhynchus tshawytscha isolate Ot180627B linkage group LG06, Otsh_v2.0, whole genome shotgun sequence, the following are encoded in one genomic region:
- the LOC112253395 gene encoding leucine-rich repeat, immunoglobulin-like domain and transmembrane domain-containing protein 1: MWAKMFLVFFLGLYLATGAFPSSVSACPSQCSCFFHNLSDGSKARSVICNDPEISLVPANFPVDTSKLRIEKTAIQRIPSEAFNYLRNLEFLWMSFNVLSALNSDSFRGLLDLEELRLDGNALTSFPWESLMDMSSLRLLDLHNNRLTSVPADATMYIKNLTYLDLSSNNLLTVPAEVLATWLTVKSSHGPDSSKMILGLHDNSWVCDCRLYDLIQFQKSPALFVALIDTRLRCSAPESLSGVLFSDAEVRRCQAPRIHTAVARVRSALGNNVLLRCGTIGIPSPDLAWRRADGKALNGTVQQENSKEGIVWSILSVPAVSYRDTGKYVCKANNYAGNAEAVISLVISEAPPKPDNNNNLTSVVAAAVKKNKVKKPNGIGKAAYQEKLVARVGVPTTSPPPPLVVLDSSPVPEGVGSVADRAIPGPTTLPSPDGLLELEKTNLSNLAQAQYDPDRIVRSVKVLGDTENTITLNWRAPKAKNTTAFSVLYAVFGERDMRKINVAAGQNRVFIEGLVPKTKYIACVCVRGLIPKKEQCVIFSTDEAASAAGTQKLINVIVITVACVIAVPLTVIVCCGALKRRIQKMWGKKSKDIQDSYVTFETLSPGTKAKGLDGEYLTKLNPEESNRLLSARSSLDSEATAKIEGQPNEYFC; encoded by the exons ATGTGGGCCAAAAtgttccttgtgttcttcctggGACTCTACCTGGCGACAGGTGCGTTTCCCTCCTCGGTGAGTGCGTGCCCGTCACAGTGCAGCTGTTTCTTTCACAACCTAAGTGATGGATCTAAGGCCAG GAGTGTCATTTGCAATGACCCTGAGATCTCCCTTGTGCCTGCCAATTTCCCCGTGGACACGTCCAAGCTGCGTATCGAGAAAACAGCCATCCAACGGATCCCAAGTGAAGCCTTCAACTACCTCCGAAATCTGGAGTTCCTTTGGATGTCCTTTAACGTGCTGTCCGCTCTCAACTCGGACAGTTTCCGTGGGCTGCTAGATCTGGAGGAGCTGAGACTGGATGGGAATGCCCTCACTTCTTTCCCCTGGGAGTCTCTTATGGATATGTCCAGCCTCAGGCTGCTGGACTTGCACAACAACCGGTTGACCTCAGTTCCCGCAGACGCCACAATGTATATAAAAAACCTGACCTACCTGGATCTGTCCAGCAACAACCTTCTGACTGTCCCGGCCGAGGTGCTAGCCACTTGGCTAACAGTTAAATCTTCGCATGGCCCAGATAGCTCCAAAATGATACTTG GTCTCCATGACAACTCCTGGGTGTGTGACTGCCGCCTGTACGACCTGATCCAGTTCCAGAAGTCGCCAGCGCTCTTCGTGGCATTAATCGACACGCGCCTCCGCTGCTCCGCCCCCGAGAGCCTGTCAGGTGTTCTGTTCAGCGATGCCGAGGTGCGGAGGTGCCAGGCGCCGCGCATTCACACAGCAGTGGCGCGAGTCCGCAGCGCCTTGGGAAACAATGTGCTTCTGCGCTGCGGGACCATCGGCATTCCCAGTCCTGATCTGGCCTGGCGGAGGGCGGATGGGAAAGCCCTGAATGGGACAG TCCAGCAGGAGAACTCCAAGGAAGGCATCGTCTGGTCAATCCTCAGTGTCCCGGCCGTGTCCTACCGTGACACAGGGAAGTATGTCTGCAAGGCCAATAACTACGCCGGCAATGCCGAGGCCGTCATCTCCCTAGTTATCTCTGAAGCACCCCCAAAacccgacaacaacaacaacctaacCAGCGTGGTTGCTGCTGCcgtaaaaaaaaacaaagtcAAGAAACCCAATGGGATAGGGAAAGCAGCATACCAGGAGAAACTGGTGGCTAGGGTAGGGGTTCCCACCACCAGCCCTCCACCCCCACTTGTTGTGTTGGACTCCAGCCCTGTGCCTGAGGGTGTGGGGAGTGTGGCAGATAGAGCCATCCCTGGACCAACCACTTTGCCTAGTCCAGACGGACTCCTGGAGCTGGAGAAAACCAACCTGAGCAACCTGGCCCAGGCCCAGTATGACCCGGACCGGATAGTTCgctctgtcaaggtgttgggCGACACAGAGAACACCATCACCCTGAACTGGCGGGCACCCAAGGCCAAGAACACCACAGCTTTCAGCGTGCTCTACGCTGTCTTCGGTGAGCGGGACATGCGCAAGATCAATGTGGCGGCGGGCCAGAATCGAGTCTTCATCGAGGGCCTGGTACCCAAGACCAAGTACATTGCTTGCGTTTGCGTCCGGGGCCTGATCCCCAAGAAGGAGCAATGCGTCATCTTCTCAACCGATGAGGCGGCCAGCGCAGCCGGCACCCAGAAGCTCATCAACGTCATCGTGATCACGGTGGCGTGCGTCATCGCCGTGCCGCTCACCGTCATTGTGTGCTGTGGCGCACTCAAGAGGCGCATCCAGAAGATGTGGGGCAAGAAGTCCAAGGACATCCAGGATTCGTACGTGACTTTTGAGACGCTGTCCCCCGGGACCAAGGCTAAAGGGTTGGATGGTGAGTACCTGACCAAACTCAACCCTGAGGAGTCCAACCGACTGCTGTCGGCCCGCTCCAGTCTGGACTCAGAGGCCACGGCTAAGATAGAGGGACAGCCCAACGAGTACTTCTGCTGA